Proteins co-encoded in one Dreissena polymorpha isolate Duluth1 chromosome 12, UMN_Dpol_1.0, whole genome shotgun sequence genomic window:
- the LOC127854108 gene encoding uncharacterized protein LOC127854108, translating to MNSSKEGMNNMCEMCQYASFKATFYCEQCSQRLCNSCVKLHNNMKLLAGHNILKVDETKLEYDYARTDEELSSAMNAKWSADLQSGRGVHTYEQPNRKEESKEKVGYENIAAKTKEKRMVSSEASGGTVEHVYDAIDDSQLESLSSDQAERFTVTVEPCVLAKLCGIEGVMTMLVKNRCISFDDPRTLQTKYVFQLTWLRRLGNKGFDKLYFEVGRKCPNGEGTIVCITPIAFKIHAMIRPKLL from the exons ATGAATTCTAGTAAAGAGGGAATGAACAACATGTGCGAAATGTGCCAGTATGCTTCATTTAAAGCCACTTTTTACTGTGAGCAATGCTCGCAACGTTTATGCAATTCGTGTGTGAAATTgcataacaatatgaaattgctTGCGGGTCATAACATCCTTAAAGTAGATGAAACGAAGTTGGAATATGATTACGCGCGCACAGATGAAGAACTTAGCTCAGCCATGAATGCTAAATGGTCAGCTGACCTACAGAGTGGACGAGGGGTGCATACATATGAGCAGCCTAATCGCAAAGAAGAATCTAAAGAGAAGGTCGGGTATGAAAACATCGCGgctaaaacaaaagaaaaacggATGGTTTCTTCAG AAGCTAGCGGAGGAACCGTCGAACACGTGTACGATGCGATTGATGATTCCCAGTTGGAATCTCTAT CATCGGATCAAGCTGAACGGTTTACGGTTACTGTGGAGCCTTGTGTGTTGGCGAAACTTTGTGGTATCGAGGGTGTTATGACAATGTTGGTGAAAAATCGATGCATTTCATTCGATGACCCTAGAACCCTGCAGACGAAGTACGTCTTTCAGCTAACGTGGCTTAGACGCTTGGGAAACAAGGGATTTGACAAGCTATATTTCGAAGTTGGAAGAAAATGCCCAAATGGGGAAGGCACTATCGTGTGTATTACCCCAATTGCTTTCAAAATTCATGCGATGATAAGACCGAAACTGCTCTGA